In the genome of Gloeotrichia echinulata CP02, one region contains:
- a CDS encoding Hsp20/alpha crystallin family protein, translating into MALLRLNTWQDFGTLQNQLNRLLDGDILPSVFVEGGLSKVPAAELHETSDAVHLKLELPGIEAKDLDVQVTEKSVSISGERKSETTTEEKGVFKSEFHYGKFQRVIPLPARIDNTKVSAEYKDGILNLTLPKAEAEKHKVVKINLTSND; encoded by the coding sequence ATGGCACTATTACGTTTGAACACATGGCAAGACTTCGGCACCTTACAAAATCAACTTAATCGCCTACTTGACGGAGATATATTACCATCTGTCTTTGTTGAAGGAGGCTTAAGCAAAGTTCCTGCGGCTGAATTACACGAAACATCAGATGCTGTTCATCTGAAACTAGAACTCCCAGGAATTGAAGCTAAAGACCTAGATGTACAAGTTACCGAAAAGTCTGTATCCATCAGTGGTGAGCGGAAATCGGAAACTACAACTGAAGAAAAAGGTGTGTTTAAGAGCGAATTTCACTATGGTAAATTCCAGCGTGTAATTCCTTTACCTGCTCGGATTGATAATACCAAAGTCAGTGCAGAATATAAAGATGGTATCTTGAATCTAACACTGCCTAAAGCTGAAGCCGAAAAGCACAAAGTTGTGAAAATTAATCTCACGTCAAACGATTAA
- a CDS encoding uroporphyrinogen-III synthase, with protein MHSNSKESNLLIPSTELPLYGKRILVTAPRNYAGRLSEQIIKKGGLPLLMPTIETCLLSNYTELDNALTQIDEFDWIAFTSRNGITAFFHRLNVLGIPTSALQNCQLCAIGKDSELLLSFCGRVDLIPGESSPVGIVAELAKFTDIYAKKILIPTPQVINIPEPNVVPNFMADLQKLGMQVTRVPTYATQGLDKNIYTVELNLIRQGMIDVIAFSSTAEVESFLTMVNSPRDYEHSIIACFGPYTAANAQKLGVNVSILSNDYSSFAGFAEAIASRMRK; from the coding sequence ATGCATAGCAACTCCAAAGAAAGCAATCTGCTAATTCCATCTACCGAACTACCTCTATATGGCAAAAGAATCCTTGTGACAGCACCGAGAAACTATGCTGGTAGGTTGTCTGAGCAAATAATTAAAAAAGGCGGTCTACCGCTGCTGATGCCAACTATTGAAACCTGTTTGTTGTCAAACTATACTGAGTTAGATAATGCCCTCACCCAGATAGATGAATTTGACTGGATTGCCTTCACCAGCAGAAACGGTATCACAGCATTTTTTCACCGCTTGAATGTATTGGGTATTCCCACATCTGCCTTACAAAATTGTCAACTGTGCGCCATAGGAAAAGATTCCGAACTTTTATTATCTTTTTGTGGCAGAGTTGATTTGATTCCCGGAGAATCTAGCCCAGTCGGAATTGTCGCTGAACTGGCTAAATTTACCGATATTTATGCTAAAAAAATACTTATACCGACTCCCCAAGTTATAAATATACCGGAGCCTAATGTTGTACCAAATTTTATGGCTGATTTGCAAAAATTGGGTATGCAAGTAACTCGCGTACCCACTTATGCTACTCAGGGTTTAGACAAAAATATCTACACGGTGGAATTAAACTTGATTCGTCAAGGCATGATAGATGTAATTGCCTTTAGTAGCACCGCAGAAGTAGAAAGCTTTTTGACAATGGTCAACTCGCCAAGAGATTATGAGCATTCTATCATTGCTTGTTTTGGCCCTTATACCGCTGCCAATGCCCAGAAATTGGGTGTCAATGTTTCTATCTTATCAAATGACTATAGTTCATTTGCGGGATTTGCAGAGGCGATCGCCAGTAGGATGCGAAAATAG
- a CDS encoding ABC transporter permease, protein MNWWQRLKKNPLARFGAILLLVFYLAVIAADFVAPYDPYASQPNGSLLPPTQIYWDSPEGKFIGPHVYPTTQGDTNLETGDRQLIVDLKKPSPLRLFVSGPEYRLLELSLPLPPKWDEVTIFPGIPLNWHLFGTTGEAKFNILGTDDQGRDQFSRLVHGGRISMFIGIFGVIITYPLGLLMGGISGYFGGLTDSIIMRVAEVLMTFPSIYLLVSLGAVLPAGLTSTQRFLLIVVITSVISWAGLARVIRGQVLSIKEREFVQAARAMGGKPIYIIIRHILPQTATYVIITATLSIPSFIGSEAVLSLIGLGIQQPDPSWGNMLSLASNASIIVLQPWLICPPAVLIILTVLAFNLLGDGLRDALDPRSLRR, encoded by the coding sequence ATGAATTGGTGGCAACGACTCAAGAAAAATCCTTTGGCGCGATTTGGGGCTATTTTGCTGTTAGTTTTCTATTTGGCGGTAATTGCTGCTGATTTCGTCGCCCCTTATGACCCTTATGCGTCACAGCCCAATGGTTCACTGCTACCACCAACTCAAATCTACTGGGATTCACCAGAAGGGAAGTTTATCGGTCCGCATGTTTATCCGACGACCCAGGGAGACACAAATTTAGAGACAGGCGATCGCCAACTTATTGTAGACTTAAAAAAGCCCTCGCCTCTACGTCTGTTTGTATCTGGCCCCGAATACCGACTTTTGGAGCTAAGTTTACCCCTACCGCCAAAGTGGGACGAAGTTACCATCTTCCCCGGTATCCCCTTAAATTGGCATTTGTTTGGCACAACCGGCGAGGCAAAATTCAACATCTTGGGTACTGATGACCAAGGTCGCGACCAATTCAGCCGCTTGGTGCATGGGGGTCGCATCAGCATGTTTATCGGCATTTTTGGCGTGATCATTACCTACCCACTCGGTCTGCTGATGGGTGGCATTTCTGGCTATTTCGGCGGTTTGACTGATAGCATAATTATGCGCGTGGCAGAAGTGCTAATGACTTTCCCCAGTATTTATCTTTTGGTTTCCTTGGGTGCAGTTTTGCCTGCAGGGTTAACCAGTACCCAACGCTTTTTGCTCATTGTCGTCATTACTTCGGTAATCAGTTGGGCGGGTTTAGCACGGGTAATTCGCGGACAAGTGCTATCTATTAAAGAGCGAGAATTTGTCCAAGCCGCACGGGCAATGGGTGGTAAACCAATTTACATCATTATCCGTCATATTTTGCCGCAAACAGCTACTTATGTCATTATTACCGCTACTTTGTCGATTCCCAGCTTTATTGGCTCAGAAGCAGTGCTAAGTCTCATCGGCTTGGGAATTCAACAACCAGATCCCTCCTGGGGCAATATGCTTTCTCTGGCCAGCAATGCTTCTATTATAGTGCTACAACCTTGGCTAATTTGTCCGCCAGCGGTGCTAATTATCCTCACAGTCCTAGCTTTCAATTTACTCGGTGATGGCTTAAGAGATGCTCTCGACCCCCGCAGTTTACGACGATAG
- a CDS encoding IS607 family transposase encodes MEDIQSVTISIGDAAKELGVSVDTIRRWADQEKIRYERAPSGHRRFYLADIKRITPRDLKQLDDRITINYARVSSHDQKNDLTRQIQVLEAFSGSNGWQFETIQDLGSGLNYNKKGLKKLLTRILKGDVGRLVLTHKDRLLRFGAELVFAICEDMETEVVIINKSTEELSFEQELVQDMIELVTVFSARLYGSRSHKNKKLIDGISNVIDEVK; translated from the coding sequence ATGGAGGACATTCAATCAGTGACCATCAGCATTGGAGATGCTGCCAAAGAATTAGGAGTTTCAGTAGACACAATTAGGCGGTGGGCTGACCAAGAAAAAATTCGATATGAACGCGCTCCCAGTGGACATAGACGCTTCTATCTAGCAGACATCAAACGAATTACACCACGAGACTTGAAACAATTAGATGACCGTATAACAATTAATTACGCAAGAGTTTCAAGTCATGACCAGAAGAATGATTTAACAAGACAAATCCAAGTCCTAGAAGCTTTCAGTGGTTCTAATGGTTGGCAGTTTGAAACCATTCAAGATTTGGGAAGTGGTTTGAACTACAACAAGAAAGGATTGAAAAAGTTACTGACTCGAATACTCAAGGGCGATGTAGGCAGGTTAGTATTAACTCACAAAGACAGATTGTTACGATTCGGTGCGGAGTTAGTCTTTGCAATCTGCGAGGATATGGAAACCGAAGTTGTGATTATCAACAAGTCTACAGAAGAATTGAGTTTTGAACAGGAATTAGTCCAAGACATGATTGAGTTAGTAACCGTGTTTAGTGCGCGTCTTTATGGCTCTAGAAGTCATAAAAACAAAAAGTTGATTGATGGAATATCGAATGTAATTGATGAGGTGAAATGA
- a CDS encoding multidrug efflux SMR transporter — MSISWLYLYAAILFEVSGITCMKLSQGFTKIVPSILMFVFYGLCFTCLTLCLKRIEVSVAYSVWAGLGTTLIAIIGIIWFQESINLTKFISIALIIMGVIGLNLVKS, encoded by the coding sequence ATGTCAATCAGTTGGCTTTACCTTTATGCAGCAATACTCTTTGAGGTTTCAGGTATAACTTGCATGAAATTGTCGCAAGGTTTTACTAAAATAGTCCCTTCAATTTTAATGTTTGTATTCTATGGGCTTTGTTTTACTTGTTTGACACTTTGTCTCAAAAGAATTGAAGTCAGTGTAGCCTATTCTGTCTGGGCTGGATTGGGAACTACTCTGATTGCGATCATTGGTATTATCTGGTTTCAGGAATCTATCAATTTGACCAAATTCATATCCATTGCCTTAATAATTATGGGGGTAATTGGCTTAAATTTAGTTAAATCTTAG
- a CDS encoding FAD-dependent oxidoreductase — protein sequence MSQLSDLPESSTISRRTLLKWFGIGGITGVTGYSRFSKPQPTVFLQDTLSLPRMLNQNKSVAVIGGGLAGLACAYELSQRGFVVTLLEKSPQLGGKIASWQIEAAGETFMMEHGFHGFFPQYYNLNGLVTELGITDNFRSLHSYAVVYRNAKYQPEVFRPSSSSFPWNIIDLAIASPNRWQWGINLVKLKHLQVFQAITGFEREKNYRRFDSISVADWVAEEFPRGLYDLYFLPFAKSSLNAPDMMSVGELMQFFHFYFFGNPEGLAFNGTIDDMGTSLIQPIARAIQRQGGKIITGINVSEIPTFQGKINSLKYVIGSNNNNVPFWVKRNSVVADGQIEYFGAADEVFAVPSGSKEAISLTCTHQGCTVQKADDGKFHCPCHGAVFAADGKVLKGPAQRDLSKYQVVQRQDEELQLVAVNQELSSPETITADYYVFATDVPGVQQLFKRVTGNVNLKVRSQVEKLSIADPFAVCRFWFDRDFPWEQSNFTSLSGYELTDSITLYHRIQEQFIDWAKRTGGSVVELHAYCYKEKQFPTQETLLTTFEQELYEIVPELKQAKVLHRELVNQHNFSGYPPNSYAERPETSTNIPNLIFAGDWVKMPFPCGLMERAVSSGLLAANEIIQREGLQRRSLLSVNPEGLLQI from the coding sequence ATGAGTCAATTATCAGATTTGCCGGAATCGTCTACCATTTCCCGTCGCACACTACTCAAGTGGTTCGGCATTGGCGGTATTACTGGCGTAACAGGATACTCTCGGTTCAGTAAACCACAGCCAACGGTCTTCCTGCAAGATACCCTAAGCTTACCACGGATGCTGAATCAAAATAAAAGTGTTGCTGTAATTGGAGGTGGATTAGCGGGTTTAGCTTGTGCTTATGAATTGAGTCAGCGGGGGTTTGTCGTGACACTTTTAGAAAAGTCACCGCAACTCGGTGGTAAAATTGCCAGTTGGCAAATTGAAGCTGCTGGTGAAACCTTCATGATGGAGCATGGTTTTCATGGTTTTTTCCCTCAGTACTATAATTTAAATGGCTTAGTTACAGAATTGGGGATAACAGATAATTTTCGCTCATTGCACTCCTATGCTGTTGTTTACCGTAACGCCAAATATCAACCAGAGGTATTTCGTCCTAGTAGTTCGTCATTTCCTTGGAATATTATAGATTTGGCGATCGCTTCTCCCAACCGTTGGCAATGGGGAATTAATCTGGTTAAATTAAAACATTTGCAAGTATTCCAGGCGATTACTGGTTTTGAGAGAGAAAAAAATTATCGGCGGTTCGATAGTATTTCTGTAGCTGATTGGGTAGCAGAAGAATTTCCTCGGGGTTTATACGACTTGTATTTTCTGCCCTTTGCCAAATCAAGCTTGAATGCACCAGATATGATGAGTGTGGGAGAACTTATGCAGTTCTTCCATTTTTATTTTTTTGGTAATCCCGAAGGACTAGCTTTTAATGGCACTATAGACGATATGGGAACCAGTTTAATCCAACCAATCGCTAGAGCAATTCAACGCCAGGGTGGCAAAATTATCACTGGGATAAATGTGAGTGAAATTCCGACATTCCAAGGTAAGATTAATTCGCTCAAATATGTGATTGGGAGTAATAATAACAATGTACCTTTTTGGGTGAAGCGTAACTCAGTTGTTGCTGATGGACAGATAGAATATTTTGGCGCAGCTGATGAAGTATTTGCTGTACCAAGTGGGAGTAAAGAAGCAATTTCTTTAACCTGTACTCATCAAGGTTGTACAGTCCAAAAGGCAGATGATGGTAAATTTCATTGTCCTTGTCATGGAGCGGTTTTTGCGGCTGATGGTAAAGTTTTAAAAGGTCCAGCACAACGAGATTTATCCAAGTATCAAGTAGTGCAGCGTCAAGATGAAGAATTGCAGCTAGTAGCGGTAAATCAAGAATTGTCATCACCAGAAACAATCACAGCCGATTATTATGTTTTCGCAACCGATGTACCAGGAGTGCAACAACTATTTAAACGAGTGACAGGGAATGTAAATCTAAAAGTGCGATCGCAAGTAGAAAAGTTGAGCATCGCCGATCCATTTGCTGTATGTCGTTTCTGGTTTGACCGGGATTTTCCTTGGGAACAAAGTAATTTTACATCTTTGTCTGGTTACGAACTAACTGATAGCATCACCCTGTATCACCGCATTCAAGAACAATTCATTGATTGGGCGAAACGTACTGGTGGTAGTGTGGTAGAATTACACGCTTACTGTTACAAAGAAAAACAATTTCCCACCCAAGAAACTTTGTTAACTACATTTGAACAGGAATTATATGAAATCGTCCCGGAGTTAAAACAAGCAAAAGTGTTGCATCGAGAATTGGTGAATCAACATAACTTTTCGGGATACCCACCCAATAGTTATGCAGAGCGTCCAGAAACTAGCACCAATATTCCTAACTTAATTTTTGCCGGCGATTGGGTCAAAATGCCCTTTCCTTGTGGATTAATGGAACGAGCCGTTAGTAGTGGCTTGTTAGCTGCTAATGAAATCATACAACGCGAGGGTTTACAGAGGCGATCGCTCTTATCCGTGAATCCAGAGGGCTTGTTACAGATTTAA
- a CDS encoding ABC transporter ATP-binding protein, which translates to MIEVEHLSKTYGSTPAITDVTFSVEPGEILGFLGPNGAGKTTTMRILAGYLPATNGTAKIAGFDVHENSLAVRQRIGYLPETPPLYPEMTVEGFLHFVARIKGISAGDRTLKVKAAIERCNLEEKSQVIIRKLSKGYRQRVGIAQAIVHDPPAIILDEPTVGLDPRQIIEVRNLIKSLAGTHTVILSTHILPEVSMTCSRVAIINRGKVVATNTPENLMTQLTGGAGYELEIEGEASLAKQVLQNLAGVSLVESIPAVGMHYHLPVRDNRAYLRVISQPGTEPGKDIVTALVRSGFGLHEMRRVNATLEDVFLQLTTEEKNIESQEDSVAQEGEAA; encoded by the coding sequence ATGATTGAAGTTGAGCATCTGAGTAAAACATACGGTTCTACCCCAGCGATTACTGATGTGACTTTTAGCGTCGAACCAGGGGAGATTTTAGGGTTTTTGGGACCCAATGGCGCTGGTAAAACTACAACCATGCGGATTTTGGCTGGTTATTTACCCGCAACTAATGGGACTGCGAAGATCGCAGGGTTTGATGTCCATGAAAACTCTTTGGCTGTGCGCCAGCGAATTGGCTATTTACCGGAAACGCCGCCGTTGTATCCTGAGATGACGGTGGAGGGATTTTTGCATTTTGTCGCCCGAATTAAGGGAATCTCAGCAGGCGATCGCACTTTGAAGGTGAAAGCAGCGATAGAACGTTGCAATTTAGAAGAAAAATCTCAGGTGATTATCCGCAAGCTGTCTAAAGGATATCGTCAACGGGTGGGAATTGCTCAGGCGATCGTTCATGACCCACCAGCAATTATTTTAGATGAACCCACCGTCGGACTTGACCCCCGTCAAATCATCGAAGTCCGAAATTTAATCAAAAGCCTTGCGGGAACCCACACCGTTATTCTTTCTACCCACATTTTACCAGAAGTGAGCATGACCTGCAGCCGCGTCGCCATCATCAATCGCGGTAAAGTCGTCGCTACGAATACACCAGAAAATCTCATGACACAGTTGACAGGTGGCGCTGGTTATGAGTTGGAAATTGAGGGAGAAGCTTCCTTAGCAAAACAGGTACTACAAAATTTAGCGGGTGTGAGTCTGGTAGAATCAATTCCTGCAGTGGGAATGCATTATCATCTCCCCGTGCGAGACAACCGCGCTTACCTGCGGGTGATATCCCAACCGGGAACAGAACCGGGAAAGGATATTGTCACAGCATTGGTGCGTTCTGGATTTGGTTTACATGAAATGCGACGTGTCAACGCCACCCTGGAAGATGTGTTTTTGCAATTGACTACAGAAGAAAAAAATATCGAGTCTCAAGAAGACTCCGTAGCCCAAGAAGGAGAAGCAGCGTAG
- a CDS encoding ABC transporter permease — translation MDIVLSNIIAIYRRELQSYFVSPLAYAIAGVFWFLAGLFLVMILLAPEGILDTIAALDLQGQQMGVAVPPIDVPYEFIRAFLDRMGWLLLFILPILSMGLYAEERKRGTLELLATSPVTNWAVAVGKLLGVITFFTTLVVPLLGFEAIVISSSNPPMSPTILLLGHLGLILLAAAILSIGMFISSLTDSTILSAVLSFGVILLLLFIDFIAKTIPGPIGEALGYISLLKHFNTLIQGIFDTNALLLFASYIFLGIFLTSQSIDTLRFQRQ, via the coding sequence ATGGATATAGTACTCAGTAATATTATTGCCATTTATCGCCGAGAATTACAGAGTTATTTTGTCTCGCCTTTAGCTTATGCGATCGCTGGCGTGTTTTGGTTTTTGGCTGGGTTGTTCTTAGTGATGATTTTGCTAGCACCAGAAGGCATTTTGGACACCATCGCGGCCTTAGATTTACAAGGACAGCAAATGGGAGTAGCAGTACCACCAATAGATGTTCCCTACGAATTTATCCGAGCATTTTTGGACAGAATGGGGTGGCTATTGTTATTCATCCTCCCCATTCTGTCGATGGGACTGTATGCTGAAGAACGCAAACGCGGTACATTGGAACTCTTAGCGACATCCCCCGTCACTAACTGGGCGGTAGCTGTAGGTAAACTATTAGGGGTGATAACTTTTTTTACAACACTGGTTGTACCATTACTAGGATTTGAGGCGATCGTCATTAGTAGTTCCAATCCACCAATGTCACCCACAATCCTCTTACTGGGTCATTTAGGATTAATCTTACTAGCAGCCGCAATTTTATCTATAGGAATGTTTATTTCCTCTTTAACAGACAGCACCATCCTCTCGGCTGTCCTCAGCTTCGGAGTCATTTTATTGCTATTATTCATTGATTTCATTGCCAAAACTATCCCCGGACCGATAGGAGAAGCCTTGGGTTATATCTCCTTACTCAAACATTTCAACACCCTAATTCAAGGCATTTTTGATACCAACGCCTTGCTTTTATTTGCCAGTTACATTTTTTTAGGCATCTTTCTCACATCCCAATCAATTGACACACTGCGCTTTCAAAGACAGTAG
- a CDS encoding Gldg family protein → MKSIPKKQPWKYLFLLGPFLFVAGLTSGLVAGQWAPIPLAFLIPGIVISGLWVIWQSQQTKWWRNRSTQVGTNALLATLAVLAILGLINFLGSRYHFRADLTETQLFTLAPQSRELVRSLSQPVKVWVFDVTQNPQDRELLENYHRQGSKFKFEYIDPQARPTLAEKFGVKDYGEIYLESQDKKQLVQVVNENERLSEIRLTNRLQQITSGKTVKVYFLQGHGEHQLSAPEDGMSQAVQGLTDKNFTTSALNLAEKSKVPDDASVVIVAGPKRELFDQEIKALQEYLNRGGNLLLMIDPNTNPKLDGLLQEWGVRLDNRLAVDISSDVGLGPAVPLVTEYGKHPITKDFGNGISFYRLARPVQITVVPGVKATPLLQTKAYPNSWAESDLESEKLEFNADKDLKGPLTLGVALERKREATSAVNSSPTPTASPSPTSQASPTPTASPSPTSQASPTATASPSPTSQASPTATASPSPTSQASPTATASPSPTTASPSPTSQASPTATASPSPTTQANPTSSESRLVVLGNSNFATDGLFQQQLNGDVFLNSVSWLSQQDQQPLSIRPKEAKNRRINLTPMQASLLGWSSLLFLPLIGFLAAAVIWWQRR, encoded by the coding sequence ATGAAGAGCATCCCTAAAAAACAACCTTGGAAATATCTGTTTTTACTAGGTCCATTCCTATTTGTTGCTGGCTTAACTTCTGGGTTAGTTGCTGGTCAATGGGCGCCAATCCCATTAGCATTCTTGATTCCGGGAATTGTGATCAGCGGGTTGTGGGTAATATGGCAAAGTCAGCAAACTAAATGGTGGCGAAATCGTTCTACCCAAGTTGGTACTAATGCCCTATTAGCAACTTTAGCAGTATTAGCAATTTTGGGGTTGATTAACTTTTTGGGAAGTCGCTACCATTTCCGGGCAGACTTAACAGAGACGCAGTTGTTTACTCTTGCGCCTCAATCGCGGGAATTGGTGCGTAGCTTGTCACAGCCAGTAAAGGTGTGGGTGTTTGATGTCACTCAAAATCCCCAAGACCGGGAATTGTTAGAAAATTACCACCGCCAAGGTTCCAAGTTTAAGTTTGAGTACATTGACCCCCAAGCTAGACCAACACTAGCAGAGAAATTTGGCGTCAAAGATTATGGCGAAATTTACTTGGAATCCCAAGATAAAAAGCAGTTAGTCCAAGTAGTCAATGAAAATGAGCGATTGTCAGAAATTAGATTAACAAATCGCCTACAACAAATTACTAGTGGTAAAACAGTTAAAGTTTACTTCCTTCAAGGTCACGGCGAACACCAACTTTCAGCCCCTGAAGATGGAATGTCTCAAGCAGTTCAGGGATTAACTGACAAAAATTTCACCACATCAGCGTTGAATTTAGCTGAAAAATCAAAAGTTCCTGATGATGCGTCCGTGGTGATCGTAGCAGGTCCAAAACGAGAATTATTTGACCAAGAAATCAAAGCCTTACAAGAATATCTCAATCGTGGCGGTAACTTGCTGCTGATGATTGATCCAAATACTAACCCCAAACTCGACGGCTTGCTACAAGAATGGGGTGTGCGTTTAGATAATCGTTTAGCTGTTGATATTTCCTCTGATGTCGGTCTAGGTCCAGCCGTTCCCTTGGTGACAGAATACGGAAAACATCCGATTACCAAAGATTTCGGTAACGGGATTTCTTTTTATCGGTTAGCCCGACCTGTGCAAATTACGGTAGTCCCTGGTGTGAAAGCTACTCCCCTACTGCAAACCAAAGCCTATCCCAACAGCTGGGCTGAAAGCGACCTGGAAAGCGAAAAATTAGAATTTAATGCGGACAAAGACCTCAAAGGCCCTTTGACTTTAGGCGTTGCTTTAGAAAGAAAACGAGAAGCTACATCAGCAGTCAATTCTAGCCCCACTCCCACAGCATCACCATCCCCGACAAGTCAAGCTAGCCCCACTCCTACAGCATCACCATCCCCGACAAGTCAAGCTAGCCCCACTGCTACAGCATCACCATCCCCGACAAGTCAAGCTAGCCCCACTGCTACAGCATCACCATCCCCGACAAGTCAAGCTAGCCCCACTGCTACAGCATCACCATCCCCGACCACAGCATCACCATCCCCGACAAGTCAAGCTAGCCCCACTGCTACAGCATCACCATCCCCGACAACTCAAGCTAATCCGACTTCCAGTGAATCAAGGTTAGTCGTATTAGGTAATTCAAATTTTGCCACCGATGGCTTGTTTCAACAACAACTCAATGGAGATGTATTCCTCAACTCAGTCAGTTGGCTAAGTCAACAGGATCAGCAACCCCTTTCAATTCGCCCCAAAGAAGCAAAAAACCGCCGCATCAACCTGACACCGATGCAAGCCAGTCTTTTAGGATGGTCATCTTTACTATTTTTACCCCTAATTGGGTTCCTAGCCGCTGCTGTTATCTGGTGGCAAAGGAGATAA
- a CDS encoding DUF4340 domain-containing protein, producing MKLPRTTLILILLALGLGGFVYFYEIQGATQREEAKDKKQQIFSFAADDVQSLTIRTQKINLSLERNRQSDNPKWLLKSPISEPANDAIVSYLMDLLVKGKSDRTISTPANQQAEFGLDQPQATINISLKNQQSHQLILGKPDFNRRFLYVKADPNIKPDGKIDILLVSTDFENAVNREISEWKQPVDNSQNKSTPSPVQPTPKKSK from the coding sequence ATGAAACTTCCGCGTACTACTTTAATATTGATATTGCTAGCGCTGGGTTTGGGTGGTTTTGTTTATTTTTATGAAATTCAAGGTGCGACTCAGCGAGAAGAAGCTAAGGATAAAAAACAGCAAATTTTCTCTTTTGCTGCAGATGATGTGCAATCTTTGACAATTAGAACCCAAAAGATTAATCTGAGTCTAGAACGTAATCGTCAGTCGGATAATCCTAAGTGGTTGCTAAAATCGCCAATATCAGAGCCTGCAAATGATGCTATTGTTTCTTATTTGATGGATTTGTTGGTTAAGGGAAAAAGCGATCGCACTATTTCCACGCCAGCCAATCAGCAAGCAGAATTTGGCTTGGATCAACCCCAGGCTACCATAAATATCAGTCTGAAGAATCAGCAAAGTCATCAGTTGATTTTGGGTAAGCCTGATTTTAACCGTCGTTTTTTATATGTTAAAGCTGACCCAAATATTAAACCTGATGGTAAAATAGATATCCTATTAGTATCTACAGATTTTGAAAATGCCGTCAATCGGGAGATATCAGAATGGAAACAACCTGTAGATAATAGTCAGAATAAATCTACGCCCAGTCCTGTGCAACCAACTCCCAAAAAAAGCAAATAA
- the purU gene encoding formyltetrahydrofolate deformylase: MANPTATLLISCPDQRGLVAKIANFIYANGGNIIHADQHTDFAAGLFLTRIEWQLNGFNLPRDLIAPAFNAIAEPLAAKWELHFSNTVPRLAIWVSRQDHCLFDLIWRQRAKEFVAEIPLIISNHPDLKGVAEQFGIDYHYIPISKDNKPEQEVKQLELLRQYKIDLVVLAKYMQIVTADFITQFPQIINIHHSFLPAFVGANPYHRAFERGVKIIGATAHYATANLDAGPIIEQDVVRVSHRDEVEDLIRKGKDLERVVLARAVRSHLQNRVLVYGNRTVVFE; this comes from the coding sequence ATGGCAAATCCCACAGCAACATTGCTCATTTCTTGTCCCGACCAACGGGGGCTAGTGGCAAAGATTGCTAATTTTATCTATGCTAATGGTGGTAATATTATTCATGCCGATCAGCATACAGACTTCGCTGCTGGGTTATTTCTCACCCGGATTGAATGGCAGTTAAATGGCTTTAATTTGCCGCGAGATTTGATTGCACCAGCCTTTAATGCCATTGCCGAACCTTTAGCTGCTAAGTGGGAATTACACTTTTCTAATACTGTACCACGTCTTGCTATTTGGGTAAGTCGGCAAGACCATTGTCTATTTGATTTGATTTGGCGTCAACGCGCTAAAGAATTTGTGGCTGAGATTCCCCTAATTATCAGCAACCATCCTGATTTAAAGGGAGTGGCAGAGCAATTTGGTATTGACTATCACTATATTCCTATATCTAAAGATAATAAACCAGAACAGGAAGTCAAGCAACTAGAATTACTCCGACAATACAAGATTGATTTGGTTGTATTGGCAAAATATATGCAAATTGTCACTGCGGATTTTATTACTCAATTTCCGCAAATTATTAATATCCATCATTCATTTTTACCGGCTTTTGTCGGCGCAAATCCCTATCACAGAGCCTTTGAACGTGGAGTGAAAATTATTGGCGCCACGGCTCATTATGCGACTGCAAATTTAGATGCAGGTCCAATTATTGAACAAGATGTAGTGCGGGTGAGTCACCGCGATGAAGTCGAGGATTTGATTAGAAAAGGTAAAGATTTGGAGCGTGTTGTCTTAGCCAGAGCCGTGCGATCGCACTTACAAAATCGCGTCCTGGTTTATGGGAATAGGACTGTGGTGTTTGAGTAA